From one Mycobacterium colombiense CECT 3035 genomic stretch:
- a CDS encoding NAD(+) synthase: protein MDFYNAYSQGFARVAACTHHTVIGDPAANAESVLRMARECHDDAVALAVFPELTLSGYSIEDIVLQDLLLDDVEKAVAQIVAASAELLPVLVVGAPLRHRHRIYNAAVVIHRGAVLGVAPKSYLPTYREFYERRQIAPGDDERGTIRVAGAEVPFGPDLLFEASDIPGLVLHVEICEDMFVPIPPSAEAALAGATVLANLSGSPITIGRAEDRCLLARSASSRCLAAYVYSAAGEGESTTDLAWDGQTMVFENGVMLASSERFPKGERLSVADIDIELLRSERLRMGTFDDNRRHHRATTDSYRRIEFRLDPPGGDIGLRREIERFPFVPADPQRLEQDCFEGYNIQVAGLEQRLRALDFPKVVIGISGGLDSTHALIVAARAMDREQRPRSDILAFTLPGFATGDHTKRNAAELCRTLGVTFSEIDIRESAELMLKEMDHPFARGEKVYDVTFENVQAGLRTDYLFRLANQRGGIVLGTGDLSELGLGWSTYGVGDQMSHYNVNGGVPKTLIQHLIRWVISSEQFEPEVSEVLQSVLDTEITPELVPSGEEEELQSSEAKVGPFALQDFSLFHVLRFGFRPSKIAFLAWHAWSDPEHGIWPPGFPQDKRPSYSLKEIRHWLQVFVQRFYSFSQFKRSALPNGPKVSHGGSLSPRGDWRAPSDMSARIWLDEIDREIPEE, encoded by the coding sequence ATGGACTTTTACAACGCTTACAGCCAGGGCTTTGCCCGCGTCGCCGCATGCACGCACCACACGGTCATCGGTGACCCGGCCGCGAACGCCGAATCGGTCCTGCGGATGGCCAGGGAGTGCCACGACGACGCCGTCGCGCTGGCCGTCTTCCCGGAGTTGACGCTGTCCGGGTACTCCATCGAGGACATCGTGCTGCAGGATTTGCTGCTCGACGATGTCGAGAAGGCCGTCGCACAGATCGTCGCGGCCTCGGCCGAATTGCTGCCGGTCCTGGTCGTCGGGGCGCCGCTGCGTCATCGGCACCGGATCTACAACGCCGCCGTGGTGATCCACCGCGGCGCGGTCCTCGGGGTGGCGCCCAAGTCGTACCTGCCCACGTATCGGGAGTTCTACGAACGTCGCCAGATCGCGCCCGGAGACGACGAGCGCGGCACCATCCGCGTCGCGGGCGCCGAGGTGCCGTTCGGTCCCGACCTGCTCTTCGAGGCCTCCGACATCCCAGGCCTGGTGCTGCACGTGGAGATTTGCGAGGACATGTTCGTGCCGATCCCGCCCAGCGCGGAGGCCGCGCTGGCGGGCGCCACCGTGCTGGCCAACCTGTCCGGCAGTCCGATCACCATCGGCCGCGCCGAGGACCGCTGCCTGCTGGCCCGGTCGGCCTCGTCGCGTTGCCTGGCCGCGTACGTGTATTCGGCTGCCGGGGAAGGCGAATCGACGACCGACCTGGCCTGGGACGGTCAGACCATGGTGTTCGAGAACGGCGTGATGCTGGCCTCCTCCGAGCGATTCCCCAAGGGCGAGCGGCTCAGCGTGGCCGACATCGACATCGAATTGCTTCGCTCGGAACGGCTCCGGATGGGCACCTTCGACGACAACCGGCGCCACCACCGGGCGACGACGGATAGCTACCGGCGCATCGAGTTCCGGCTGGACCCGCCGGGGGGCGACATCGGGCTGCGGCGCGAGATCGAGCGCTTCCCGTTCGTTCCCGCCGATCCGCAACGGCTGGAACAGGATTGCTTCGAGGGCTACAACATCCAGGTCGCCGGCCTCGAACAGCGGCTGCGCGCACTGGATTTCCCGAAGGTCGTCATCGGGATCTCCGGCGGATTGGACTCGACGCACGCCCTGATCGTCGCCGCCCGCGCGATGGATCGCGAACAGCGCCCGCGCAGTGACATCCTGGCGTTCACCCTGCCCGGCTTCGCGACCGGCGACCACACCAAACGCAATGCGGCCGAGCTGTGCCGCACGCTCGGTGTCACGTTCTCCGAGATCGACATCCGCGAATCCGCGGAGCTGATGCTCAAGGAGATGGACCACCCGTTCGCCCGGGGTGAGAAGGTGTACGACGTCACCTTCGAGAACGTCCAGGCCGGCCTGCGCACCGACTACCTGTTCCGGCTGGCCAACCAGCGCGGCGGCATCGTGCTGGGCACCGGCGACCTGTCCGAGCTCGGGCTGGGCTGGTCGACATACGGTGTCGGCGACCAGATGTCGCACTACAACGTCAACGGCGGCGTCCCCAAAACCCTGATTCAGCACCTGATCCGCTGGGTGATCTCGTCGGAGCAGTTCGAGCCGGAGGTCAGCGAGGTGCTGCAGTCGGTGCTCGACACCGAGATCACCCCAGAGCTGGTGCCCAGCGGCGAGGAGGAGGAGCTGCAGAGCAGCGAGGCGAAGGTGGGACCGTTTGCGCTGCAAGACTTTTCGCTGTTCCACGTGCTGCGCTTCGGATTCCGGCCGTCGAAGATCGCCTTTTTGGCCTGGCATGCGTGGAGCGATCCCGAACACGGCATCTGGCCGCCCGGCTTCCCCCAGGACAAACGGCCGTCGTACTCGCTGAAGGAGATTCGGCACTGGCTGCAGGTCTTCGTGCAGCGCTTCTACTCATTTAGCCAGTTCAAGCGTTCGGCCCTGCCCAATGGGCCCAAGGTGTCACACGGTGGTTCGCTGTCGCCGCGGGGCGATTGGCGCGCGCCGTCCGACATGTCGGCGCGGATCTGGCTCGACGAGATCGACCGCGAAATCCCCGAGGAGTAG
- a CDS encoding cysteine hydrolase family protein — protein MSDTAVLVVDMMNTYQHPDAENLIPNVEKIIEPLTDLVRRARESDDVDLVYVNDNYGDFTAEFSDIVRSACDGARPDLVKPILPTEECRVMTKVRHSAFYATALAYLLNRLETKRLIITGQVTEQCILYTALDAYVRHFPVVIPTDAVAHIDADLGEAACKMMQQNMSAELTTAADCLG, from the coding sequence ATGAGTGACACCGCTGTCCTAGTGGTCGACATGATGAACACGTACCAGCATCCCGACGCTGAAAATCTAATACCCAATGTCGAGAAGATCATTGAGCCGTTGACCGACTTGGTTCGGCGGGCACGTGAATCCGATGACGTCGACCTGGTCTATGTCAACGACAATTACGGCGACTTCACCGCGGAGTTCTCCGACATCGTGCGCTCCGCGTGCGACGGGGCCCGGCCCGATCTGGTCAAGCCGATCCTACCGACCGAGGAGTGCCGCGTGATGACGAAGGTCCGGCACAGCGCGTTTTATGCGACGGCGCTGGCGTACCTGCTCAACCGGCTGGAAACCAAGCGGTTGATCATCACCGGTCAGGTGACCGAGCAATGCATCCTCTATACGGCCCTGGATGCCTACGTCCGGCACTTCCCGGTGGTGATCCCGACCGATGCCGTCGCGCACATCGACGCCGACCTGGGCGAGGCGGCGTGCAAGATGATGCAGCAAAACATGTCCGCCGAGCTCACGACCGCGGCCGACTGCCTCGGCTGA
- a CDS encoding SIR2 family NAD-dependent protein deacylase — translation MTVGRAESPELVTLLAGRRITVLTGAGISTDSGIPDYRGPDAPPSNPMTIRQFTGDPGFRQRYWARNHVGWRHMHDTLPNAGHRALAALEEASVVTGVITQNVDLLHTKAGSRNVINLHGTYAQVICLGCGATMTRAALGERLEALNPGFIERAEAIGGLAVAPDADAVVADTGSFRYLDCERCGGMLKPDIVYFGESVPKDVVAEAYRWVERADALLVAGSSLTVFSGYRFVRHAATLGIPVAIVNRGGTRGDDLANVKVDGGCSELLALLADELAPLTTH, via the coding sequence GTGACCGTCGGCCGCGCAGAATCGCCTGAACTGGTCACGCTGCTGGCGGGACGCCGGATCACGGTGCTCACGGGCGCGGGCATCTCGACCGATTCGGGCATTCCCGACTACCGCGGACCCGACGCACCGCCGAGCAATCCCATGACGATCCGCCAGTTCACCGGCGATCCGGGATTTCGGCAGCGGTACTGGGCGCGCAACCACGTCGGTTGGCGGCACATGCACGACACGTTGCCCAACGCCGGCCACCGCGCACTCGCCGCGCTCGAGGAGGCGTCGGTGGTCACCGGCGTCATCACCCAGAACGTCGACCTGCTGCACACCAAGGCCGGCAGCCGCAACGTCATCAACCTGCACGGCACCTACGCGCAGGTGATCTGCCTGGGCTGCGGAGCCACCATGACCCGGGCCGCATTGGGCGAACGGCTGGAGGCGCTCAACCCCGGGTTCATCGAGCGCGCCGAAGCGATCGGTGGGCTCGCGGTGGCTCCCGACGCCGACGCGGTCGTCGCCGATACCGGGTCGTTCCGCTACCTGGATTGCGAGCGCTGCGGCGGGATGCTCAAGCCCGACATCGTCTATTTCGGCGAAAGCGTTCCCAAAGACGTTGTGGCGGAAGCCTATAGGTGGGTCGAGCGGGCCGACGCGCTGCTGGTCGCGGGCTCGTCGCTGACCGTGTTCTCCGGGTACCGGTTCGTCCGGCACGCCGCCACGCTGGGCATCCCGGTGGCCATCGTCAACCGCGGCGGTACCCGCGGCGACGACCTGGCCAACGTCAAGGTCGACGGCGGCTGCTCGGAGTTGCTGGCCCTGCTGGCCGACGAGTTAGCGCCCCTTACAACGCACTAG
- a CDS encoding mechanosensitive ion channel family protein has translation MNLFNSTWFYWAIGIAVGLPLGLIALTELHDALLRRNSPLARQVGLLRNYLLPLGALLLLLVQASQVPADDVPVRVLTTVFGLLVLVLLLSGLNATMFEGAPEKSWRKRLPTIFLDCARLAVIGVGLAVMSSYIWGVRIGGIFTALGVTSVVIGLMLQNSVGQIVSGLFMLFEQPFRIDEWLDTGTARGRVVEVNWRSVHIDTGSGIRVMPNSMLASNAFTNLSRPPGAHKLAVTTMFSSVDPPDRVCAVLSRIAQGLPQLKAGSVPRTVPVGAGEYRTTIGLDSPADAGAAKATFLRWAWYATRREELHLDDADDDFSTVERVEHALHTVVAPALRIGAEEQRSLRSAARIVRYGADEVVEYAGQVPTTMTFLVSGRVQLTATADDGALVPISTLVEGSFLGLTALTRQPNLASAYALDEVTALEIDREHIEHLVTRAPVLLQNFGNIIEERRSKVRSARRGERVG, from the coding sequence ATGAACCTCTTCAACTCGACCTGGTTCTACTGGGCCATCGGCATCGCGGTCGGACTGCCCCTCGGGTTGATCGCGCTCACCGAGCTGCACGACGCGCTGCTGCGCCGGAACAGCCCGCTGGCCCGCCAGGTCGGCCTGCTGCGCAACTACCTGCTGCCGCTCGGTGCGCTGCTGCTGTTGTTGGTCCAGGCCTCGCAGGTTCCGGCCGACGACGTTCCGGTGCGCGTTTTGACCACGGTGTTCGGTCTGCTGGTGCTGGTGCTTCTGCTGTCCGGCCTCAACGCGACGATGTTCGAGGGCGCGCCCGAAAAGAGTTGGCGCAAAAGGTTACCCACCATCTTTCTGGACTGTGCCCGGCTCGCGGTGATCGGTGTCGGCCTGGCGGTGATGTCGTCCTACATCTGGGGCGTGCGCATCGGCGGCATCTTCACCGCGCTGGGCGTCACGTCCGTCGTCATCGGTCTGATGCTGCAGAACTCCGTCGGCCAGATCGTGTCGGGCCTGTTCATGTTGTTCGAGCAGCCTTTCCGCATCGACGAGTGGCTGGACACCGGGACGGCGCGCGGACGCGTGGTCGAGGTGAATTGGCGCTCGGTACACATCGACACCGGCAGCGGCATTCGGGTCATGCCGAACTCGATGCTGGCGAGCAACGCGTTCACGAACCTCAGTCGCCCGCCCGGCGCGCACAAGCTCGCGGTGACGACGATGTTCTCCAGCGTCGACCCGCCGGACCGGGTGTGTGCGGTGCTGTCGCGGATCGCGCAGGGGCTGCCGCAGCTCAAGGCCGGCAGCGTGCCGCGCACGGTCCCGGTGGGCGCGGGCGAGTACCGCACGACCATTGGGTTGGACTCACCCGCGGACGCCGGCGCCGCCAAGGCCACGTTCCTCCGCTGGGCCTGGTATGCGACCCGCCGGGAGGAATTGCACCTCGATGACGCCGACGACGACTTCTCCACCGTCGAACGGGTGGAGCACGCGCTGCACACGGTGGTGGCCCCCGCGTTGCGGATCGGCGCCGAGGAGCAGCGATCGCTGCGCTCGGCGGCGCGGATCGTCCGCTACGGCGCCGACGAGGTGGTGGAGTACGCCGGCCAGGTGCCCACGACCATGACATTCCTGGTCTCCGGGCGCGTACAGCTGACCGCGACCGCCGACGACGGGGCCCTGGTGCCGATCAGCACACTGGTCGAGGGCTCGTTCCTGGGGCTGACGGCGCTGACCCGGCAACCGAACCTGGCCAGCGCGTACGCGCTGGATGAGGTCACCGCGCTGGAGATCGACCGCGAACATATCGAGCACCTGGTGACGCGTGCTCCGGTGCTGCTGCAGAACTTCGGCAACATCATCGAAGAGCGGCGCAGCAAGGTGCGCAGTGCGCGGCGCGGTGAGCGGGTGGGCTGA
- a CDS encoding adenylate/guanylate cyclase domain-containing protein, whose translation MTTSELTDAEPHIDPEPAQPAAKRPRQRALARFRFGIQSKILITMLLSSILGVAVIGAIGAASGRNALRQVESERLIEMRESQKRAVQALFREVSNSLITWSGGFGINQATTALTADFAQLNNAQISPAQQQSLVDYYDNDMIKPIKRITGDTIDIRAVLPSSNAQKYIQAYYTAAPRPGPDALPAQDAGDGSAWSAANARFDFYMRGIVTRFDYRDALLLDMQGNVVYSVLKGPDLGTNILTGPYRESKLREAYQKALASNDLDFVWITDFQQYQPALDTPTAWVVSPIGMNGKFEGVMALPVPVAKINKIMTADKHWEAAGMGPATETYLAGPDDLMRSDSRDFIEDPKGYRRSAIDAGTPPDVVDRAIRLGTTTLVQPVDTAGLRAAKRGETGVISATDYLGNRELEAYSPLSIPNSDLHWSILATRDNSDAFARLGRFSKTLVIAVAAMIFAICVASLFVAQAAVRPVRRLEEGTRKISSGDYEINIPVRHRDEIGDLTAAFNEMSRNLAIKEELLNEQRRENDRLLLALMPESVLQRYREGEETIAQKHQDVAIIYADIVGLDEFSNDVPEDELVATVDDLFRQFDSAAEALGVERIRTFHNGYLASCGVVTPRLDSIHRAVDFALEIGRIIDRFNRQAAHQLGLRVGVNTGNVVSGLVGRSSLVYDMWGGAVSLAYQMHSGSPQPGVYVSSQVYEAMRDVRQFAPAGSISVGGVDQAIYRLLER comes from the coding sequence TTGACCACGAGCGAGCTAACAGACGCTGAACCCCATATCGATCCCGAACCCGCCCAACCGGCCGCCAAACGCCCGCGGCAGCGCGCCCTGGCCCGATTCCGGTTCGGCATCCAATCCAAGATTCTGATCACGATGCTACTGTCGAGCATTCTGGGCGTGGCGGTGATCGGTGCCATCGGGGCGGCTTCGGGGCGCAACGCGTTGCGGCAGGTCGAGTCCGAACGCCTGATCGAGATGCGCGAGTCGCAAAAGCGGGCGGTGCAGGCGCTGTTCCGCGAGGTGTCGAATTCGCTGATCACCTGGAGCGGCGGGTTTGGCATCAACCAGGCGACGACGGCGCTCACGGCGGACTTCGCCCAATTGAACAACGCGCAGATCTCCCCGGCCCAACAGCAGTCGCTGGTCGATTACTACGACAACGACATGATCAAACCGATCAAGCGAATCACCGGGGACACCATCGACATCCGGGCCGTCCTGCCAAGTTCCAACGCGCAGAAGTACATTCAGGCGTACTACACCGCCGCGCCCCGTCCGGGCCCCGACGCGCTGCCCGCCCAGGATGCCGGCGACGGCAGCGCATGGTCGGCTGCCAACGCGCGTTTCGACTTCTACATGCGCGGCATCGTCACGCGCTTCGACTATCGCGACGCGCTGCTGTTGGACATGCAGGGCAACGTCGTCTACAGCGTGCTGAAGGGCCCCGATCTCGGCACCAACATTCTGACCGGCCCGTATCGCGAGTCGAAGCTGCGGGAGGCGTATCAGAAAGCCTTGGCGTCCAACGACCTCGACTTCGTCTGGATCACCGACTTCCAGCAGTACCAGCCGGCACTGGACACCCCCACCGCGTGGGTGGTGTCACCGATCGGCATGAACGGCAAGTTCGAGGGCGTGATGGCGCTGCCGGTGCCGGTCGCGAAGATCAACAAGATCATGACTGCCGACAAGCACTGGGAGGCCGCAGGCATGGGGCCCGCGACCGAAACATACCTGGCCGGCCCCGATGACCTGATGCGTTCCGATTCAAGGGATTTCATTGAGGACCCGAAGGGATACCGGCGTTCGGCGATCGACGCCGGCACGCCGCCCGATGTGGTCGACCGGGCGATCCGGCTGGGCACCACCACCCTGGTGCAACCTGTCGACACCGCCGGTCTCCGGGCCGCCAAACGCGGCGAGACGGGGGTGATCAGCGCCACCGATTACCTGGGCAACAGGGAGCTGGAAGCGTACTCACCGCTGAGCATCCCGAACTCCGACCTGCACTGGTCGATCCTCGCGACGCGCGACAACTCGGATGCCTTCGCCCGGCTCGGCAGGTTCAGCAAGACGCTGGTGATCGCGGTCGCCGCAATGATCTTCGCCATCTGCGTGGCGTCGCTGTTCGTCGCGCAGGCCGCCGTGCGACCGGTCCGGCGCCTCGAAGAAGGCACCCGCAAAATCAGCTCCGGCGACTACGAGATCAACATCCCGGTCCGCCACCGCGACGAGATCGGTGACCTCACAGCGGCATTCAATGAAATGAGCCGGAATCTGGCAATCAAGGAGGAGCTGCTCAACGAGCAGCGCCGGGAAAACGACCGCCTGCTGCTCGCATTGATGCCCGAATCGGTGTTGCAGCGCTATCGCGAGGGCGAGGAGACCATCGCCCAGAAGCATCAGGACGTCGCCATCATCTATGCCGACATCGTCGGCCTGGACGAGTTCTCCAACGACGTCCCCGAAGACGAGTTGGTCGCCACCGTGGACGATCTTTTCCGGCAATTCGATTCGGCCGCCGAAGCCCTTGGCGTGGAAAGGATTCGCACCTTCCACAACGGCTATCTGGCCAGTTGCGGGGTGGTCACCCCCCGGCTGGACAGCATTCACCGTGCCGTCGACTTCGCCCTCGAGATCGGTCGCATCATCGATCGATTCAACCGTCAGGCCGCGCATCAGCTGGGTCTGCGGGTCGGGGTGAACACCGGCAACGTGGTGAGCGGGCTGGTCGGGCGCTCCAGCCTGGTTTACGACATGTGGGGTGGTGCGGTCAGCCTGGCGTATCAAATGCACAGTGGCTCACCGCAGCCGGGTGTGTACGTCAGTTCGCAGGTGTACGAGGCGATGCGGGACGTTCGGCAGTTCGCGCCCGCCGGCAGCATCTCCGTCGGCGGTGTCGATCAGGCCATCTACCGGTTGCTGGAGCGCTGA
- a CDS encoding ribokinase: protein MAGVCVVGSVNLDLSLSVDALPRPGETVLASSLTQAPGGKGGNQAVAAARAGARVQFVGAVGDDAAAGQLRAHLEANGVGLDGAIEIPGPSGTAIVVVDANAENTIVVAPGANGRFTLTDDRARAVVARCDVMLTQLEIPVDTAVAAAQHARSAGAIVVVNASPAGQDPRSLGELAAAADVVITNEDEADEWPWRPEHLVITLGAHGARYIGTDGEYTVPAPAVDPVDTTGAGDVFAGVLAANWPSNPGSRDQRRLALQRACAAGALATLVAGAGDCAPDADAIDKALRDAS, encoded by the coding sequence ATGGCTGGGGTGTGTGTAGTGGGCAGCGTGAATCTCGATCTGTCGTTGAGCGTCGACGCCCTGCCGCGGCCCGGCGAAACGGTTTTGGCGTCGTCGTTGACCCAGGCCCCCGGCGGCAAGGGCGGCAATCAGGCGGTGGCGGCGGCGCGCGCGGGCGCGCGGGTGCAGTTCGTCGGGGCGGTGGGCGATGACGCGGCCGCCGGACAATTGCGCGCGCACCTCGAGGCCAACGGCGTCGGGCTCGACGGAGCGATCGAAATTCCCGGTCCCAGCGGCACGGCCATCGTGGTGGTCGACGCGAACGCCGAGAACACCATCGTGGTCGCGCCGGGGGCCAACGGGCGGTTCACGCTGACCGACGACCGCGCGCGTGCGGTCGTCGCGCGCTGCGACGTGATGTTGACCCAGCTGGAGATCCCGGTGGACACGGCTGTCGCGGCCGCGCAGCACGCGCGTTCCGCCGGGGCGATCGTCGTCGTGAACGCCTCGCCGGCCGGCCAGGACCCCCGCTCGTTGGGCGAGTTGGCGGCCGCGGCGGACGTGGTGATCACCAACGAAGACGAAGCCGACGAATGGCCATGGCGTCCAGAGCATTTAGTGATCACGCTGGGTGCGCACGGCGCCCGCTACATTGGCACGGACGGCGAGTACACGGTGCCGGCCCCGGCCGTGGACCCGGTGGACACCACCGGGGCCGGCGACGTGTTCGCCGGCGTGCTGGCGGCGAATTGGCCGTCCAACCCGGGCTCGCGGGATCAGCGGCGGCTCGCGTTGCAGCGTGCGTGCGCGGCGGGTGCGCTGGCGACGTTGGTCGCCGGCGCCGGCGATTGCGCACCCGACGCCGACGCGATCGACAAGGCGCTCCGCGACGCGTCCTGA
- a CDS encoding AAA family ATPase: MSVPARSKPLFDDIDDVSRRLAETGYLPDTATATAVFLADRLGKPLLVEGPAGVGKTELARAIAQATGSGLVRLQCYEGVDEARALYEWNHAKQILRIQAGSGDWDQTKDDVFSEEFLLQRPLLTAIRRTEPTVLLIDETDKADIEIEGLLLEVLSDFAVTVPELGTITAERTPLVVLTSNATRELSEALKRRCLFLHIDFPSPDLERRILLSRVPELPAHLAEELVRIIGVLRGMQLKKVPSIAETIDWGRTLLALGLDTIDDAVVAATLGVVLKHQSDQQRATGELRLN, encoded by the coding sequence GTGAGTGTGCCCGCCCGGTCCAAGCCGCTGTTCGACGACATCGACGACGTGTCGCGGCGATTGGCCGAGACCGGCTACCTGCCCGACACCGCCACCGCGACGGCCGTGTTTTTGGCCGATCGGCTCGGCAAGCCGTTGTTGGTGGAAGGCCCGGCCGGCGTGGGCAAGACCGAGCTGGCCCGCGCGATCGCGCAGGCCACTGGCTCGGGCCTGGTGCGCCTGCAGTGCTACGAGGGCGTCGACGAGGCGCGCGCGCTCTACGAGTGGAACCACGCCAAGCAGATCCTGCGCATCCAGGCCGGTTCGGGGGACTGGGACCAGACCAAGGACGACGTCTTCAGCGAGGAGTTCTTGCTGCAGCGTCCGTTGCTGACCGCCATCCGGCGCACCGAACCGACGGTGCTGCTGATCGACGAGACGGACAAGGCCGACATCGAGATCGAGGGCCTGCTGCTGGAGGTGCTGTCGGACTTCGCCGTGACCGTTCCCGAGTTGGGCACGATCACCGCCGAGCGCACACCGCTGGTGGTGCTGACCTCCAACGCCACCCGCGAACTCTCCGAGGCGCTCAAGCGCCGGTGCCTGTTCCTGCACATCGACTTTCCCAGTCCGGACCTGGAACGTCGCATCCTGTTGTCCCGGGTCCCCGAGCTGCCCGCGCACCTGGCCGAGGAGCTCGTCCGCATCATCGGCGTGCTGCGCGGCATGCAGCTCAAGAAGGTGCCGTCCATTGCCGAGACCATCGACTGGGGCCGCACGCTGCTCGCGCTGGGCCTGGACACCATCGACGACGCGGTCGTCGCCGCCACGCTCGGTGTCGTGCTCAAACACCAGTCCGACCAGCAGCGCGCAACCGGCGAGCTGCGGCTGAATTAG
- a CDS encoding glutamate-5-semialdehyde dehydrogenase: MSLQAPSLPDLRQEVHNAARRARVASRVLALLPTVAKDQALRSAADAIAAHTELILSANAEDLDAARAAGTPSAMLDRLALDPKRVEGIAAGLRQVAGLPDPVGEVLRGYTLPNGLQLRQQRVPLGVVGMIYEGRPNVTVDAFGLALKSGNAVLLRGSSSAARSNQALVQVLRASLVSEDLPADAVQLLSSDDRSTVTHLIQARGLVDVVIPRGGASLIDAVVRDAQVPTIETGVGNCHVYVHEGADLDVAERILLNSKTRRPSVCNAAETLLIDVGIADEALPRLVNALQDAGVTVHGGFSKDAHEDDLRREYLSMDIAVAVVDGIDAAIAHINEYGTGHTEAIVTTNMAAAQKFTDGIDAAAVMVNASTAFTDGEQFGFGAEIGISTQKLHARGPMGLPELTSTKWIAWGDGQTRPA; the protein is encoded by the coding sequence ATGAGTCTGCAAGCACCATCGCTTCCTGACTTGCGCCAGGAGGTGCACAACGCCGCTCGCCGCGCCCGCGTTGCGTCACGTGTCCTGGCGTTGTTGCCGACCGTTGCCAAGGATCAGGCACTGCGCTCTGCGGCCGACGCGATCGCCGCCCACACCGAATTGATCCTGTCGGCCAACGCAGAAGATCTCGACGCCGCCCGTGCCGCCGGCACACCTTCGGCGATGCTCGACCGGTTGGCACTGGACCCCAAACGCGTCGAGGGCATCGCCGCCGGCCTGCGTCAGGTCGCCGGGCTGCCCGACCCGGTCGGCGAGGTGTTGCGTGGTTACACCCTGCCCAACGGGCTGCAGCTGCGCCAGCAGCGGGTTCCACTGGGCGTCGTCGGCATGATCTACGAGGGCCGGCCCAACGTGACCGTTGACGCGTTCGGTTTGGCGTTGAAGTCCGGCAATGCCGTGCTGCTGCGCGGAAGTTCGTCGGCGGCGCGGTCCAACCAGGCGCTGGTGCAGGTGCTGCGGGCGTCGCTGGTCAGCGAGGACCTGCCCGCCGATGCGGTGCAATTGCTTTCGTCCGATGACCGCTCCACGGTGACGCATCTGATTCAGGCCCGTGGCCTGGTCGACGTGGTGATTCCGCGCGGCGGAGCGAGCCTGATCGACGCGGTGGTCCGCGACGCGCAGGTGCCCACCATCGAGACCGGCGTCGGCAACTGTCACGTCTACGTGCACGAGGGGGCCGACCTGGATGTCGCGGAGCGAATCCTGCTGAATTCCAAGACCCGTCGGCCCAGCGTCTGCAACGCCGCCGAGACGCTGCTGATCGACGTCGGGATCGCCGACGAGGCGCTGCCGCGGCTGGTGAATGCCCTGCAAGACGCCGGCGTGACCGTGCACGGCGGATTCTCCAAGGACGCGCACGAGGACGACCTGCGCCGCGAATACCTGTCGATGGATATCGCGGTGGCGGTGGTCGATGGTATCGACGCCGCGATCGCTCACATCAACGAGTACGGCACCGGGCACACCGAGGCCATCGTGACCACCAATATGGCTGCGGCGCAGAAGTTTACGGACGGCATCGACGCCGCCGCGGTGATGGTGAACGCCTCCACGGCATTCACCGACGGTGAGCAGTTCGGCTTCGGCGCCGAAATCGGCATCTCCACCCAGAAGTTGCATGCCCGCGGCCCGATGGGGCTGCCCGAATTGACCTCGACCAAATGGATTGCGTGGGGAGACGGACAAACTCGTCCGGCCTGA